Proteins from a single region of Rhodovibrio salinarum DSM 9154:
- the gltA gene encoding citrate synthase has translation MNDSKGAAQQASGQKTATLTDHETGESYELPILDGNMGPRVYDVRKLYAQTGAFTYDPGFTSTASCKSDITFIDGEKGQLLHRGYTIQDLAENSDFMEVCYLLLHGELPNRSEKTEFESAITYHTMLHEQMLYFFRGFRRDAHPMAVMVGAVGALSAFYHDSTDITDPHQRMIASHRLIAKMPTIAAMAYKFSVGQPFIYPRNDLSYAENFLYMTFAVPAEEYVVSPTLARAMDRIFILHADHEQNASTSTVRIAGSSGANPFACIAAGIASLWGPAHGGANQAVLEMLQQIGSKDRIPEFLERAKDKDDPFRLMGFGHRVYKNHDPRAQVLRESAHEVLDELGKRDDPLLDLAMELERIALSDSYFVEKKLFPNVDFYSGIILKAMGFPSSMFTVLFALARTVGWVAQWKEMIEDPGQKISRPRQLYTGYGPRDFVPQDQRD, from the coding sequence ATGAACGACAGCAAGGGCGCGGCCCAGCAGGCGTCCGGTCAGAAGACCGCGACCCTGACGGACCACGAGACCGGCGAGAGCTACGAGCTTCCCATCCTCGACGGCAATATGGGCCCGCGCGTCTATGACGTGCGTAAGCTGTATGCCCAAACCGGCGCGTTCACCTACGACCCCGGCTTCACGTCGACGGCAAGCTGCAAGTCCGACATCACCTTCATCGACGGTGAGAAAGGCCAGCTGCTGCACCGCGGCTACACCATCCAGGACCTCGCCGAGAACAGCGATTTCATGGAGGTGTGCTACCTGCTGCTGCACGGCGAGCTGCCGAACCGCTCGGAGAAGACGGAATTCGAGAGCGCCATCACCTACCACACGATGCTGCACGAGCAGATGCTCTACTTCTTCCGCGGCTTCCGCCGCGATGCGCATCCGATGGCGGTGATGGTAGGCGCGGTTGGCGCGCTGTCGGCCTTCTATCACGACTCCACCGACATCACCGACCCGCACCAGCGGATGATCGCCTCGCATCGGCTGATCGCGAAGATGCCGACGATCGCGGCGATGGCCTACAAGTTCTCGGTTGGCCAACCGTTCATCTATCCGCGCAACGACCTGAGCTACGCGGAGAACTTCCTGTACATGACCTTCGCCGTGCCGGCGGAGGAGTACGTGGTCTCCCCCACGCTCGCCCGCGCGATGGATCGGATCTTCATCCTGCACGCCGACCACGAGCAGAACGCCTCCACCTCGACGGTGCGGATTGCCGGTTCCTCCGGGGCCAACCCGTTCGCCTGTATCGCGGCCGGCATCGCCTCGCTGTGGGGACCGGCGCACGGCGGCGCCAACCAGGCGGTGCTGGAAATGCTGCAGCAGATCGGCAGCAAGGACCGGATTCCCGAGTTCCTGGAGCGCGCCAAGGACAAGGACGATCCCTTCCGCCTGATGGGCTTCGGCCACCGGGTCTACAAGAACCACGATCCGCGTGCGCAGGTGCTGCGCGAAAGCGCTCACGAGGTCCTGGACGAGCTCGGCAAGCGCGACGACCCGCTGCTCGACCTCGCCATGGAGCTGGAGCGGATCGCGCTGTCCGACTCCTATTTCGTCGAGAAGAAGCTGTTCCCGAACGTCGACTTCTATTCAGGCATCATCCTGAAGGCGATGGGCTTCCCCTCCTCGATGTTCACCGTGCTGTTCGCACTGGCGCGCACGGTCGGCTGGGTCGCCCAGTGGAAGGAGATGATCGAGGATCCGGGCCAGAAGATCAGCCGGCCGCGTCAGCTCTACACCGGCTACGGCCCGCGCGATTTCGTGCCGCAGGATCAGCGGGACTAA
- a CDS encoding ComEC/Rec2 family competence protein, with protein sequence MGRQAAVEALAGRLNALWLTLQIQLLAERERWALWLPVAFGSGIAVYFTLQREPPGWIGLLAVGFAALFALQARGRTWVMLGALALGAVGAGFGAAQLRTYLVAAPVLQEEHGPARIHATVLEVEPRATGHRLRLGEVAVARLDANLTPAVVRVTVSAGAPDILPGDRVRLLAVLSPPPEPAAPGAYDFARRAYFEQLGAVGFALGGVERLARAPGAGPSAWDLWWAQRRQTIARRVRAAVPGRAGTVAAALMTGERSAIPEDVLQTMRDSGLAHLLAISGLHVGLIAGLVFFAVRAAIALVPAVAVRVQAKKWAALAAALAGFCYLWLVGATIPTQRAFLMLALVLLAVALDRSALTMRLVAWAAFVVLLLHPESLVSASFQMSFAAATALVAAYEGLRSHTFGRTSQRSIPMRLVLYAGSVALTSVIAILATGPFAVFHFNRLALYGLAANLVAVPLTAFWIMPAALVAFALMPLGLDGFGLTVMGWGIAGMLAVAETVADWPGAVAVLPSPSRAGLALIIAGGVWLCLWQRRWRLWGLAAVAVGCLSVPWGPRPDVLVTGDARLIGVRAASGELWVSTQRRERFSRDVWMRRLGTQRVQTWPPWGQAESADLTCDPLACLFRKNSLTAALVRDGRALAEDCRMADVLVAVVPVARIKCARPSILVDRFDLWRAGTHAIYLARDGPRVDTVRAHRGTRPWVRRRGRE encoded by the coding sequence GTGGGGCGGCAAGCAGCGGTCGAGGCGCTGGCCGGCCGGCTGAACGCGCTCTGGCTCACCCTGCAGATTCAGCTCCTGGCCGAGCGGGAGCGCTGGGCGCTGTGGTTGCCGGTCGCCTTCGGCAGCGGCATCGCCGTCTACTTCACCCTGCAGCGGGAACCTCCGGGCTGGATCGGTCTGCTTGCGGTCGGCTTTGCGGCCTTGTTTGCGCTGCAGGCGCGCGGGCGCACCTGGGTCATGCTCGGCGCGCTCGCGCTGGGGGCGGTTGGTGCTGGTTTCGGCGCGGCGCAGTTGCGCACGTATCTGGTCGCAGCACCGGTTCTGCAGGAGGAGCATGGCCCCGCCCGGATCCACGCGACCGTGCTGGAGGTCGAGCCACGGGCCACCGGGCACCGTCTTCGCCTGGGCGAGGTCGCTGTGGCGCGGCTTGATGCCAACCTGACGCCGGCAGTCGTGCGTGTGACCGTCTCCGCGGGCGCGCCGGACATCTTGCCGGGGGACCGGGTGCGTCTGCTGGCGGTTCTATCGCCGCCGCCCGAGCCGGCCGCGCCCGGGGCCTACGACTTCGCCCGGCGGGCCTATTTCGAGCAATTGGGCGCGGTCGGTTTCGCGTTGGGTGGCGTGGAGCGCCTGGCCCGCGCGCCGGGGGCAGGGCCAAGCGCGTGGGACCTTTGGTGGGCGCAGCGCCGGCAGACGATCGCCCGGCGGGTGCGCGCGGCGGTACCCGGGCGCGCTGGCACGGTCGCCGCCGCGTTGATGACCGGCGAGCGCAGCGCGATCCCCGAGGACGTGCTGCAGACGATGCGGGACTCCGGGCTCGCGCATTTGCTGGCGATCTCGGGCCTGCACGTTGGCCTGATCGCCGGGCTGGTGTTCTTCGCCGTGCGGGCGGCGATCGCGCTCGTGCCCGCCGTTGCGGTGCGGGTGCAGGCGAAGAAGTGGGCCGCCCTGGCAGCGGCCCTGGCTGGCTTTTGCTACCTATGGCTGGTCGGGGCGACGATACCGACCCAGCGGGCCTTTCTGATGCTCGCGCTGGTGCTGCTCGCGGTTGCGCTCGACCGCAGTGCGCTGACCATGCGCTTGGTCGCCTGGGCCGCGTTCGTCGTCCTGCTGCTCCATCCGGAAAGCCTGGTTAGCGCCTCCTTCCAGATGTCGTTCGCTGCCGCGACGGCGCTGGTCGCGGCCTACGAGGGTTTGCGCAGCCATACCTTCGGGCGGACCAGCCAGCGCAGCATCCCCATGCGGCTTGTGCTGTACGCCGGCAGCGTGGCGCTCACCAGCGTGATCGCGATCTTGGCGACGGGGCCGTTTGCGGTGTTCCACTTCAACCGGCTGGCTCTCTATGGCTTGGCGGCGAATCTGGTTGCCGTGCCGCTCACCGCCTTTTGGATCATGCCGGCCGCACTCGTCGCATTCGCGCTGATGCCGCTCGGCCTCGATGGCTTCGGGCTGACGGTCATGGGGTGGGGGATCGCCGGCATGCTTGCCGTCGCCGAAACCGTGGCGGACTGGCCGGGGGCGGTCGCGGTGCTGCCGTCGCCGAGCCGCGCGGGACTCGCCCTGATCATTGCCGGGGGCGTCTGGTTGTGCTTGTGGCAACGGCGCTGGCGGCTTTGGGGACTGGCTGCGGTCGCTGTCGGCTGTTTGAGCGTGCCCTGGGGACCGCGGCCGGATGTACTGGTCACGGGCGATGCCAGGTTGATCGGCGTGCGGGCCGCCAGCGGCGAGTTGTGGGTCAGTACGCAGCGCCGCGAGCGGTTCAGCCGCGATGTCTGGATGCGGCGGTTGGGCACGCAACGCGTGCAGACCTGGCCGCCTTGGGGGCAAGCGGAGAGTGCGGATCTGACCTGCGACCCGCTGGCCTGTCTGTTCCGCAAGAATAGCCTGACGGCCGCGCTGGTACGCGACGGCCGCGCCCTGGCGGAGGACTGCCGTATGGCGGACGTGCTGGTTGCGGTGGTGCCGGTGGCGCGGATCAAATGCGCCCGACCGAGCATCCTGGTCGATCGCTTCGACCTTTGGCGTGCGGGGACGCACGCCATCTACCTCGCGCGCGATGGCCCGCGCGTCGACACAGTCCGCGCGCATCGCGGCACCCGCCCCTGGGTTCGCCGACGCGGCCGGGAGTAA
- the lexA gene encoding transcriptional repressor LexA, whose translation MLTRKQHELLLYIHKHLGEHGVSPSFDEMKEALNLKSKSGIHRLISGLEERGFIRRLPHRARALEVLRLPGEPSTQTGSAEDGAQDAAGHPLSGAHGRPVGDNVVQANFRAPTVPELGATTASQNLHLPLYGRIAAGTPIEALRDESAFVEIPGAMVGDGEHYCLEVDGDSMIEAGIHDGDTVVIRRGEHAEPGAIVVALVDGEEATLKRIRRRGHSIALEPANPAYETRIYPPERVKVQGRLVALLRRYH comes from the coding sequence ATGCTGACGCGCAAGCAACACGAACTGCTGCTCTATATCCACAAGCATCTCGGCGAACACGGCGTTTCGCCTTCGTTCGACGAGATGAAGGAAGCGCTCAATCTAAAGTCCAAATCTGGCATCCACCGTCTGATCAGCGGACTAGAGGAGCGTGGGTTTATCCGCCGGTTGCCGCATCGCGCCCGGGCACTGGAAGTGCTGCGCCTGCCAGGTGAGCCCTCCACTCAGACAGGCAGCGCGGAAGACGGTGCGCAAGACGCCGCCGGACACCCGCTGTCAGGAGCACACGGCCGCCCGGTCGGCGACAACGTCGTGCAAGCGAACTTCCGCGCCCCCACCGTCCCCGAACTGGGCGCGACAACGGCTTCGCAGAATCTGCACCTGCCGCTCTACGGTCGGATCGCCGCCGGCACGCCGATCGAGGCGCTGCGCGACGAAAGCGCGTTCGTCGAAATTCCGGGGGCGATGGTAGGCGACGGCGAGCACTACTGCCTCGAAGTCGACGGCGACTCGATGATCGAAGCCGGCATCCACGACGGGGACACGGTCGTGATCCGCCGTGGCGAGCATGCAGAGCCTGGCGCGATCGTGGTCGCCCTGGTCGATGGCGAGGAAGCCACCTTGAAGCGCATCCGCCGACGCGGCCACTCGATTGCCCTGGAACCCGCCAACCCGGCCTACGAAACCCGGATCTATCCCCCCGAACGGGTCAAGGTGCAGGGCCGCTTGGTCGCCCTACTGCGTCGCTATCACTGA
- the gltX gene encoding glutamate--tRNA ligase, whose translation MSVVTRFAPSPTGYLHIGGARTALFNWLFARHHGGSFLLRIEDTDRKRSTPEAIQAILDGLKWLGLEWDTQPVYQSKRLERHAEIAYQLLADGNAYRCYATQEELEAMREQARKEGRPIKYDGRWRDRDPSEAPADVTPCIRLRMPQEGQATLHDRVQGAVTVDNAQLDDMVILRQDGTPTYNLSVVVDDYDMDITHVIRGDDHLTNAFKQAKVYELLGWEAPVFSHIPLIHGPDGAKMSKRHGAVGVETYRDKGYLPEAMRNYLLRLGWGHGDLEIVPTDQAIELFDLDGVGKSAARFDFDKLDNFNGHYMRQADDSRLTDLVQERLEAELGRELTGDDRSRLLAGMDGLKQRAKTLQELAESAKFYVHRPQELTPKAAKQLAGDARPRLAQLSDRLESLSNWNQDLIESETRDFAEGLELGLGKVAQPLRAALTGSTVSPGIFEVMEVLGRQETLARLRAAATTQDTEAGQ comes from the coding sequence ATGAGCGTCGTTACCCGTTTCGCACCCTCGCCCACCGGTTATCTACACATCGGCGGTGCACGCACGGCGCTGTTCAATTGGCTGTTCGCCCGACATCACGGGGGCAGCTTCCTGTTGCGGATCGAAGACACAGACCGCAAGCGCTCAACGCCCGAAGCGATCCAAGCGATCCTGGACGGGCTGAAATGGCTTGGTCTGGAATGGGATACCCAGCCGGTCTATCAATCGAAACGCCTGGAGCGACATGCGGAGATCGCCTACCAGCTGCTGGCGGATGGCAACGCCTACCGGTGCTACGCCACCCAGGAGGAGCTGGAGGCGATGCGCGAGCAAGCGCGCAAGGAAGGCCGGCCGATCAAGTATGACGGCCGGTGGCGCGACCGCGATCCGTCGGAGGCCCCGGCCGACGTAACCCCGTGCATCCGCCTGCGCATGCCGCAGGAGGGGCAGGCCACCCTGCACGACCGGGTGCAGGGTGCGGTCACGGTCGACAACGCGCAGCTCGACGACATGGTGATCCTGCGCCAGGACGGCACTCCGACCTACAACCTGTCGGTCGTGGTCGACGATTACGACATGGACATCACTCATGTGATCCGGGGCGACGATCACCTGACCAACGCCTTCAAGCAGGCCAAGGTCTACGAGCTGCTCGGCTGGGAAGCGCCGGTGTTCTCGCACATCCCGCTGATCCACGGCCCCGACGGTGCCAAGATGTCGAAACGCCACGGCGCCGTTGGCGTGGAAACCTATCGCGACAAGGGCTACCTGCCCGAAGCCATGCGCAACTATCTGCTGCGTCTGGGCTGGGGGCACGGCGACCTGGAGATTGTCCCGACAGACCAGGCGATCGAGCTGTTCGATCTGGACGGTGTCGGCAAATCCGCCGCGCGGTTCGATTTCGACAAGCTGGACAACTTCAACGGCCACTACATGCGCCAGGCCGACGATAGCCGCCTAACCGATCTGGTCCAGGAACGCCTGGAGGCCGAATTGGGTCGCGAGCTGACCGGAGACGACCGCTCGCGCCTTCTGGCCGGCATGGATGGCCTGAAACAACGGGCCAAGACGCTGCAGGAATTGGCCGAAAGCGCCAAGTTCTACGTCCACCGGCCGCAGGAATTGACACCGAAGGCCGCCAAGCAACTGGCCGGCGACGCCCGCCCACGCCTGGCGCAACTATCCGACCGGCTCGAGAGCCTCTCGAACTGGAACCAGGATCTGATCGAAAGTGAAACCCGCGATTTCGCGGAAGGTCTCGAACTCGGCCTCGGCAAGGTGGCGCAGCCGCTGCGCGCAGCGCTGACGGGTTCGACCGTCTCGCCGGGGATTTTCGAGGTCATGGAGGTTCTTGGCCGGCAGGAGACACTTGCCCGTCTGCGCGCCGCCGCAACGACACAAGATACCGAAGCAGGGCAGTAA
- the moaC gene encoding cyclic pyranopterin monophosphate synthase MoaC, with translation MSEFTHFDERGNARMVDVSAKDETARTATAKARVTMAEDTARLIREGGVKKGDVLSVARLAGIMGAKRTPDLIPLCHPLSLSSVEVELALSDDAPAVEIAATCKIAGKTGVEMEALTACSVAALTVYDMCKAVDKAMTITDVRVTHKSGGKSGTYEAA, from the coding sequence ATGAGCGAATTCACCCATTTCGACGAGCGCGGCAACGCCCGCATGGTGGATGTGAGCGCCAAGGACGAGACTGCGCGCACCGCCACCGCCAAGGCGCGCGTGACCATGGCCGAGGACACGGCGCGGCTGATCCGGGAAGGCGGGGTCAAGAAGGGCGACGTGCTGTCGGTCGCCCGGCTGGCCGGGATCATGGGCGCCAAACGCACACCCGACCTGATCCCGCTGTGCCACCCGCTGAGCCTGTCCAGCGTCGAGGTCGAACTGGCGCTGTCCGACGATGCGCCCGCGGTGGAAATCGCTGCAACCTGCAAGATCGCGGGCAAGACGGGTGTGGAGATGGAGGCACTTACCGCCTGCTCCGTCGCCGCGCTCACGGTCTACGACATGTGCAAGGCAGTGGATAAGGCGATGACCATCACAGACGTCCGGGTCACGCACAAATCGGGCGGAAAGTCCGGAACTTACGAGGCTGCTTGA
- a CDS encoding molybdopterin molybdotransferase MoeA, protein MLSVEDARTQVLAAFTPLPAEVVSVERALGRVLAQDVAARVTQPPRDVSAMDGYAVRAQDVANAPITMRVVGEVPAGGDFDRPLGPGEAVRIFTGAPLPRDTDTVVIQENTARDGDQVTVQQAEPKGRWVRPAGLDFQAGSVGLTAGRQLSARDIGLAAAMNRPWLSVRRKPRVVVLATGNEIVLPGEELGPSQIVSSNGYALSAFVAACGGEPLHLGVAPDTKDGLRQMLAGAAQADLLLTSGGVSVGEHDLVQDVLTEMGADLGFWKIAMRPGKPLMLANLQGTPVLGLPGNPVSGLVCSTLFVRPAIDRMLGRDAPAEPRLPALAGRDLDENGGRQDYMRCTLSQDADGNRIATPFDKQDSSMLSRLTQADALLVRAPHAPAQAAGSPVEVVPFGAGI, encoded by the coding sequence ATGCTCTCGGTCGAGGATGCACGCACCCAGGTCCTGGCCGCTTTCACGCCCCTGCCGGCGGAGGTGGTGAGCGTCGAGCGGGCGCTGGGCCGTGTGCTGGCCCAGGATGTCGCCGCCCGCGTCACCCAACCGCCGCGCGACGTCTCCGCGATGGATGGCTACGCCGTGCGCGCCCAGGATGTGGCCAATGCGCCGATCACAATGCGGGTGGTCGGGGAGGTTCCAGCCGGCGGCGATTTCGACCGTCCGCTCGGGCCCGGCGAAGCCGTGCGGATTTTCACGGGCGCGCCCCTGCCCCGAGACACCGACACCGTCGTCATCCAGGAAAACACCGCGCGCGACGGCGACCAAGTGACGGTCCAGCAGGCCGAACCCAAGGGGCGCTGGGTCCGCCCGGCGGGGTTGGATTTCCAGGCGGGTAGCGTCGGCCTCACCGCTGGACGTCAGTTGAGTGCCCGCGATATCGGCCTCGCGGCTGCGATGAACCGCCCCTGGCTGTCGGTCCGCCGCAAGCCTCGCGTGGTGGTGCTCGCAACCGGCAACGAAATCGTCCTGCCGGGCGAGGAACTCGGGCCCAGCCAGATCGTCAGCTCCAACGGCTATGCCCTGTCCGCCTTCGTGGCGGCGTGCGGCGGCGAGCCGCTGCACCTGGGCGTCGCCCCCGACACCAAGGACGGGCTGCGCCAGATGCTGGCGGGCGCGGCGCAGGCGGACCTGCTGCTGACCAGCGGCGGCGTCAGTGTTGGCGAACACGACCTGGTTCAGGACGTGCTGACGGAAATGGGGGCGGATCTCGGTTTCTGGAAAATCGCCATGCGGCCGGGCAAGCCATTGATGCTGGCCAATCTGCAGGGAACGCCCGTGCTGGGCCTGCCGGGAAACCCGGTATCTGGTCTGGTTTGCTCGACCCTGTTCGTACGGCCGGCGATCGACCGCATGCTGGGCCGCGACGCCCCGGCGGAACCCCGCCTGCCTGCGTTGGCCGGGCGCGATCTGGACGAGAACGGCGGGCGTCAGGACTACATGCGCTGCACCCTGTCCCAGGACGCAGACGGCAACCGGATCGCCACCCCCTTCGACAAGCAGGACAGTTCGATGCTGAGCCGGCTCACCCAAGCGGACGCGCTGCTCGTGCGCGCGCCCCACGCGCCGGCCCAGGCGGCCGGCAGCCCGGTTGAGGTCGTGCCATTCGGGGCGGGAATTTAG
- the trpC gene encoding indole-3-glycerol phosphate synthase TrpC: protein MSDVLTRICATKAEEVARRKLSTPLADLETRARDQDPPRGFARALRDGAARDGFGLIAEVKKASPSKGLIRADFDPPWIARAYRDGGASCLSVLTDAPYFQGADHYLEAARAAVDLPVLRKDFMLEPYQIVESRALGADCVLFILAALSDAQASELEAAAREQGLDVLVEVHGETELDRALRLESPLIGVNNRNLKTLDVDLETSRRLGPRVPTDRLMVCESGLFTRDDLLGMTEHGARAFLIGESLMRQPNVEQATAALFGRSAGTAAGAAE, encoded by the coding sequence ATGAGCGACGTGCTGACCCGCATCTGCGCCACCAAGGCGGAGGAAGTCGCCCGGCGCAAGCTGTCGACACCGCTTGCCGATCTGGAGACACGCGCCCGTGACCAGGACCCGCCCCGCGGCTTCGCCCGCGCGCTTCGGGATGGCGCCGCGCGCGACGGCTTCGGCCTGATTGCCGAGGTCAAGAAAGCTTCACCGTCGAAGGGCCTGATCCGCGCGGATTTCGATCCCCCCTGGATCGCACGCGCCTACCGCGACGGCGGCGCCTCCTGCCTGTCGGTGCTGACCGACGCGCCGTACTTTCAGGGCGCAGATCACTACCTGGAAGCGGCACGCGCGGCCGTCGACCTACCGGTGCTGCGCAAGGACTTCATGCTGGAGCCCTACCAGATCGTCGAAAGCCGGGCGCTGGGCGCCGATTGCGTCCTGTTTATCCTGGCCGCCCTGTCGGATGCCCAGGCTTCGGAACTGGAGGCCGCCGCACGCGAGCAGGGCCTGGACGTGCTGGTCGAGGTGCACGGCGAGACGGAACTGGACCGTGCGCTCCGGCTCGAGAGCCCGTTGATCGGCGTAAACAATCGCAATCTCAAGACCTTGGACGTGGACCTTGAGACCAGCCGTCGACTCGGCCCGCGCGTCCCAACGGACCGCCTGATGGTGTGCGAGAGCGGGCTATTCACCCGTGATGATCTGCTTGGCATGACGGAGCACGGCGCGCGCGCCTTCCTGATCGGCGAGAGCCTGATGCGCCAGCCCAACGTCGAGCAGGCCACGGCCGCGCTGTTCGGCCGGTCGGCGGGAACCGCCGCAGGGGCTGCGGAATGA
- the trpD gene encoding anthranilate phosphoribosyltransferase, producing MTGDMTDLKGLIATVAGGDQLSAEQAEQAFGIIMSGNATPSQMGGFLMALRVRGETIDEITGAARAMRAKMTTIEAPAGALDTCGTGGDGKGTYNVSTGAAFVVAGCGVPVAKHGNRAMSSKSGAADVLAALGVEVEAETPLVKRALEEAGTCFLLAPRHHSAMRHVGPTRKELGTRTLFNLLGPLSNPAKVKRQMIGVFSPDWVEPLAHTLKNLGHERAWVVHGADGLDELSTTGPSLVAELKNGEVTTFEVSPEEIGLKRADLDDLLGGDAEQNAQVMRAMLAGEHGPFRDIVVYTAAGCLVVADKARDLKEGAQMAAASIDSGHAARVLDRLVEITNATPPHGKTTA from the coding sequence ATGACCGGCGACATGACCGACCTGAAGGGCCTGATCGCCACCGTGGCCGGCGGCGACCAGCTCAGCGCGGAGCAGGCCGAGCAGGCCTTCGGCATCATCATGTCTGGCAACGCCACACCCAGCCAGATGGGCGGCTTCCTGATGGCCCTGCGCGTACGCGGAGAGACCATCGATGAGATCACCGGCGCGGCGCGCGCGATGCGCGCCAAGATGACCACGATCGAGGCGCCGGCGGGAGCGCTCGACACCTGCGGCACCGGCGGCGACGGCAAGGGTACCTACAACGTCTCCACCGGCGCGGCGTTCGTGGTCGCGGGCTGCGGCGTGCCGGTCGCCAAGCACGGCAACCGGGCGATGTCGTCCAAGTCCGGCGCGGCGGACGTGCTGGCTGCCCTCGGCGTCGAGGTCGAAGCGGAAACACCGTTGGTGAAACGCGCGCTGGAAGAGGCCGGCACCTGCTTCCTGCTCGCCCCGCGCCACCATAGCGCGATGCGCCACGTCGGGCCGACGCGCAAGGAACTGGGCACACGCACCCTGTTCAATCTGCTGGGTCCCCTATCCAACCCAGCCAAGGTGAAGCGGCAGATGATCGGCGTGTTCTCCCCCGACTGGGTGGAGCCGCTGGCACACACACTGAAGAACCTAGGCCATGAGCGCGCCTGGGTGGTGCATGGCGCCGATGGGTTGGACGAACTGTCCACCACCGGCCCGAGCCTGGTTGCCGAGTTGAAGAACGGCGAGGTCACCACCTTCGAAGTCAGTCCGGAGGAGATCGGTCTGAAACGAGCCGATCTGGACGATCTGCTGGGCGGCGATGCCGAGCAGAATGCCCAGGTGATGCGTGCCATGCTGGCTGGCGAGCACGGGCCGTTCCGCGACATCGTCGTCTACACCGCTGCCGGCTGCCTGGTCGTCGCAGACAAGGCGCGCGATCTGAAAGAGGGCGCCCAGATGGCCGCCGCGTCGATCGACAGCGGGCACGCCGCGCGCGTGCTCGACCGGCTGGTCGAAATCACCAACGCAACTCCGCCACACGGAAAAACGACCGCATGA